TAAAAGAAACAGGCTGGATTTGCGAGGAAAAAGGCCATCGCCTCGGGGAGGGTTATCCGTTACAAACCCGCATCTACTTGCATGAGTGACGAATCTTTAACACAAAAAAATCCGGATAATCTCCGCAGTGCACGGTGGTTTGCGCCGGATAATTTACGGGCGTTTGGGCATCGGTCGCGGGTGAAGGGGATGGGGGTTGCGGATGAGGATTTTCGAGGCAAGCCGGTTGTTGGCATCCTCAATACTTGGAGCGACCTCAACACGTGCCATTCGCATTTGCGCGAGCGTGCCGAGAAAGTGAAGCAGGGAGTGTGGCAGGCGGGCGGGTTCCCGGTGGAGGTGCCGGTGATGTCGCTCAGCGAAACGTTGATGAAGCCCACCACGATGCTTTACCGCAACCTGCTCTCGATGGAAACCGAGGAGGTGCTGCGCTGCCACCCCATCGATGCAGCGGTGCTGATGGGCGGTTGCGACAAGACGACACCGGCTCTGCTAATGGGTGCTATTTCGGCGAACGTCCCTGCATTATTTCTTCCGGCGGGGCCGATGTTGACGGCGCGTTGGGGCAAGGAAACACTCGGAAGCGGGAGCTCGGTCTGGGATTTTTGGGCGGAACGGTGCGCAGGCAATTTTTGTGATGAAGAATGGACGAAGTTCGAAAACGCCATCGGCCGCTCGCCCGGCCATTGCATGACGATGGGCACGGCGTCGACGATGGGGGCCATCGCCGAAAGTCTGGGCTTCACGCTGCCGGGCGCTTCGAGCATTCCGGCGGTGGTCAGCGAACATCATCGGATGTCCACCGCCTGTGGCCGGCGCGCGGTGGAAATGGCGTGGGAAGATTTGAAGCCATCGGACGTGCTCACGCGCGAGTCCTTCGAGAATGCCATCACGGTGGACATGGCCATCGGTGGCTCCACCAACGCTATCGTGCATCTCATCGCGATGGCGGGTCGTGCGGGCATTGATATTTCGTTGGAAGATTTTGACCGCCTCTCGCGCACCACGCCCGTACTCGCCAACATTCGCCCCAACGGCGAGCAGTATTTGATGGAGGATTTTTATAACGCCGGTGGGCTGCGCGCATTGATGGCGCAGCTCGGCGATCAACTCCACGGCGATTGTGTAACGGTCAACGGCGACACGCTCGCCGCGAACATCGCCGACGCGGAGTTGATTGATGATGACGTCATCCGCACGCCGGACAATCCCGTCGCCGTCGAGGGCAGCACCTTTGTGTTGCGTGGCAATCTTGCCCCGCACGGTTGCGTAGTGAAACCCGCCGCCGCCGTCGAATCACTCTTCACCCATTGTGGCCCCGCGCTGGTGTTTGATAATTATCCCGACCTCAAGGCACGCCTCAACGACCCCGACCTCGACGTCACCAAAGACACCGTGCTCGTGCTGCGCAGCGCCGGTCCCGAAGGCGCGCCCGGTTTTCCCGAATGGGGAATGCTGCCCATTCCTGACAAGTTGCTGAAGGAAGGCGTGCGCGACATGGTGCGTCTTTCCGACTCCCGAATGAGCGGCACCAGCTACGGTATGTGCGTGCTGCATCTTTCGCCCGAAAGTCACGTGGGCGGCCCCTTGGCGTTCGTACAAACCGGCGACGAAATCGAGCTCGACGTCCCCAACCGAACAATCCATCTGCACGTGGATGATGCCGAACTCGAAACCCGACGCACCGCATGGAAAAAACCTGAGCCCAAATACGCCCGCGGCTACGGCCAGCTTTACATCAACCACGTTACCCAGGCGCACGAAGGCTGCGATTTTGATTTTTTGCAACACGGCCCGGCAACACCCGAGCCACCGATTTTTTGATGAACACAAACGTCATTACTCCAGAAATGTTAGCCAGCTCGGTCATCGCCGTGCCGCCTTTGGCGCGCGATGCGGACCTGAAAATTTGCGCCACCGAAAATGCGAAGGTGATTCGCCATCTCGAGGCCGGCGGCGTGCGCACGTTGCTCTACGGCGGCAACGCGGTGTTTTACCACATCGCCCTCGCTGAGTTTGCCGATTCGTTGACGATGCTGCGCGATCACGCCGGCGCGGATACAACCGTCATTCCCTCCGTCGGTCCCGCCTTTGGCACGGCGCTCGACCAAGCGGCCGTACTGCGCGAGTTTGATTTCCCCACCGCGATGGTGTTGCCCGCGCGCGATATCGCCACGCCGAAAGGGGTTGCCACCGGCATTCGCAAATTCGCCGAGGCTTATGGCAATCCCATCGTGCTATACATCAAATTCGAAGGCTACCTCGAGCCGGAGCACGCGCGCGCGCTGATGGACGACGGCGTGGTGAGCTGGATTAAATACGCTATCGTCCGCGACGATCCCGCGCACGATGATTATCTCCGTCAACTTGTGGACTGCGTGGATCCGAAACGCATCGTCAGCGGCATTGGCGAGCAACCGGCAATCGTCCACCTCCGCGATTTCGGCGTGCAAGGATTCACCAGCGGCTGCGTGTGCGTCGCGCCAAGCCTCTCAATGAAAATGCTGACCGCACTGAGGGCGGGCGACGACGAAACCGCCGAAACCATCCGCCAAACCTTTGAGCCTCTCGAGGATTTTCGCAATGCCATCCACCCCATCCGTGTCCTTCACGCTGCCGTAGCAGAAGCCGGCATCGCTGACACGGGGCCGATCCTGCCGCTGCTGAACGATGTGAATCGGGATGAACGTGCTAAAATTGCACAAGCGGCAAAAACATTGTTGGCGCACAATTAGTTGGGTTGTTGGCTTCCACCTTGCTCCTCCTGCGTCGTGATGCTTCAATTGCGCATGCACCGTTTTTTTGCCATTGGATATTTGTTCATTGCCTTTGTGGCTTCCGCGAATGACCGGGCACCTAACATTGTGATTATTCTGGCTGATGACATGGGGTACGGCGATGCGCGCTGTTACAATCCAAAGTCCAAGAATCCCACGCATAATATCGACCAGTTGGCACGTGAGGGAATGAGGTTTACTGACGCGCATGCGCCGGCGTCGTTTTGTGTGCCGACTCGATACGGACTGCTCACCGGACGTTATCCGCACCGGATCAAGCTGGATTGGCGCAGCCGGGCGTTGGTCGAGAAAGGGCGATCAACCATTCCCTCGGCATTGCGCGGGCAGGGGTATGCGACGGCGATGGTCGGCAAGTGGCATCTCGGGTTTGATGGCGGGCCGAAATATGATTACGCCAAACCGCTCGTGGGAGGGCCGTTGGACCGCGGGTTTGATTCGTACTTTGGCATCGCACATTCGCTGGACATTGTGCCGTACTATTACATCAGCGGTCGTCAGGCGGTAATGGCACCCACAGGGACCGTTGGTCCCCGCAACACGAAGGGTTGGAGTCCTATCCAAGGAGAGTTTTGGCGTGGCGGCCCGATTGCACCAAACTTTAAACATGAGGAAGTGTTGCCACGATTCACGATGGAGTCAGTGAAATACATTGAGGGACGAAAGGGTAATGAGCAACCGTTCTTTCTGTATGTGGCTTTACCCGCACCACATACCCCGTGGTTGCCCACGAAAAAATTCCAAGGTAAAACGAACAATAGGTATAGTGACTTTGTGGCAATGGTGGACGACACCGTGGGCCAAATCCTCGGCGCCATCGACCGTTCAAAACTCGCGAAAAATACACTCGTCATTTTCACCAGCGACAACGGCCCCGTGTGGTATCCCGCCGATACCAAACGCTTTGACCACAGCGCTGTCACGCCTTTACGCGGGATGAAGGCCGACGCGTGGGAGGCGGGCCATCGGATGCCGTTCATCGTTCGCTGGCCAGGCAAGGTGAAGGCCAACTCGACAAGTGATGCACTGATTTGCCAGACGGATTTGATGGCGACCTTGGCCGCACTTACCGGACGCAAATTGGCCGATGACGAGGGGGAGGATAGCGAAAATTTCCTGCCGGTATTGGTGGGGCAACGGGAAACCGCACGGCAACAGCTCATCACCGGCACGAAGCCAACGCATATGGCTGTACGTCAGGGTCAGTATAAATACATCCCTTCACTCGGATCCGGTGGTTTTTCCAAACCGAGCCGTGTGCAACCGGAGCCGAAGGGGCCGCGCGGCCAACTCTACAATTTGGCCAGGGACATTGGCGAAACACGGAATCTATGGCTCGATGAACCGAGGCTGGTTGAATCCTTTGAAAAGCAAATCATAAAACAAAAAACATCAGGCCGAACGCGTCCGCCCATGAAGCTTTTTGGTAAACTGATCTCTGAGTCAGCGCAAATTACCACTCACCGACTCAACGCTGAACCTAATGATAAACGATTCCTCTATTATACCGTCAGTCGGGATGGCCGCACGCTCAGAGGTAAAGCCACAAGTCGCCTGCGCAGCTTGTTGATGGCCACTGCGGACTCGACCACTCGCCATGACGAAAAATCACACTTTGACCCGGGCGTCCTGTTGCGCTTTCGCCACGGTGACCACACGGCGCAGGTTGCAATTTGTTTTATATGCAACAAGTGGGCGCTATACCTCAATGGCGAGACGGTCAGTTACACGTCGCTAGCCGATGATCGCGCAGCGGTTTTGGCGGAAGTAAAGATGATGTTTCCCAATGATCAAATCATCCAAGGCATCCCGGAGAAATTACAATGAAACCCTTCCTGTTTCTAATACTTACGAGCCTGTCCTTGATTGCCGCGAAAGTGCAGCCCAATATCGTATTGATTATGGCTGATGACGTCGGCTGCGAACCGATTGGTGCGTACGGCGGGCAGCGCTGGAAGACGCCACACATTGACGCGTTGGCGAAGGGCGGCATGCGGTTCGATTATTGCTTCAGTATGCCGGTGTGCCATCCCTCACGCATTTGTTTGATGACCGGCAAATATCCGTTTCGGCTCAAATCGGGCTGGGGGACCTTCCCGAAGACGGAAGAGAAAAACTCCATCGCACAGGTGCTCAAGCGCGCGGGTTATTCGACGGCCATTGCCGGCAAATGGCAGCTTTGCCTCATGAAGAATGATTTGAACCAACCGGCGCGAATGGGCTTTGACGCGTGGAGCGTTTTTGGTTGGCACGAAGGCGCGCGGTTTCACGAGCCGATGGTGTATGAGAATGGTCGG
This genomic interval from Limisphaerales bacterium contains the following:
- a CDS encoding dihydroxy-acid dehydratase, whose translation is MSDESLTQKNPDNLRSARWFAPDNLRAFGHRSRVKGMGVADEDFRGKPVVGILNTWSDLNTCHSHLRERAEKVKQGVWQAGGFPVEVPVMSLSETLMKPTTMLYRNLLSMETEEVLRCHPIDAAVLMGGCDKTTPALLMGAISANVPALFLPAGPMLTARWGKETLGSGSSVWDFWAERCAGNFCDEEWTKFENAIGRSPGHCMTMGTASTMGAIAESLGFTLPGASSIPAVVSEHHRMSTACGRRAVEMAWEDLKPSDVLTRESFENAITVDMAIGGSTNAIVHLIAMAGRAGIDISLEDFDRLSRTTPVLANIRPNGEQYLMEDFYNAGGLRALMAQLGDQLHGDCVTVNGDTLAANIADAELIDDDVIRTPDNPVAVEGSTFVLRGNLAPHGCVVKPAAAVESLFTHCGPALVFDNYPDLKARLNDPDLDVTKDTVLVLRSAGPEGAPGFPEWGMLPIPDKLLKEGVRDMVRLSDSRMSGTSYGMCVLHLSPESHVGGPLAFVQTGDEIELDVPNRTIHLHVDDAELETRRTAWKKPEPKYARGYGQLYINHVTQAHEGCDFDFLQHGPATPEPPIF
- a CDS encoding dihydrodipicolinate synthase family protein gives rise to the protein MNTNVITPEMLASSVIAVPPLARDADLKICATENAKVIRHLEAGGVRTLLYGGNAVFYHIALAEFADSLTMLRDHAGADTTVIPSVGPAFGTALDQAAVLREFDFPTAMVLPARDIATPKGVATGIRKFAEAYGNPIVLYIKFEGYLEPEHARALMDDGVVSWIKYAIVRDDPAHDDYLRQLVDCVDPKRIVSGIGEQPAIVHLRDFGVQGFTSGCVCVAPSLSMKMLTALRAGDDETAETIRQTFEPLEDFRNAIHPIRVLHAAVAEAGIADTGPILPLLNDVNRDERAKIAQAAKTLLAHN
- a CDS encoding arylsulfatase, producing the protein MHRFFAIGYLFIAFVASANDRAPNIVIILADDMGYGDARCYNPKSKNPTHNIDQLAREGMRFTDAHAPASFCVPTRYGLLTGRYPHRIKLDWRSRALVEKGRSTIPSALRGQGYATAMVGKWHLGFDGGPKYDYAKPLVGGPLDRGFDSYFGIAHSLDIVPYYYISGRQAVMAPTGTVGPRNTKGWSPIQGEFWRGGPIAPNFKHEEVLPRFTMESVKYIEGRKGNEQPFFLYVALPAPHTPWLPTKKFQGKTNNRYSDFVAMVDDTVGQILGAIDRSKLAKNTLVIFTSDNGPVWYPADTKRFDHSAVTPLRGMKADAWEAGHRMPFIVRWPGKVKANSTSDALICQTDLMATLAALTGRKLADDEGEDSENFLPVLVGQRETARQQLITGTKPTHMAVRQGQYKYIPSLGSGGFSKPSRVQPEPKGPRGQLYNLARDIGETRNLWLDEPRLVESFEKQIIKQKTSGRTRPPMKLFGKLISESAQITTHRLNAEPNDKRFLYYTVSRDGRTLRGKATSRLRSLLMATADSTTRHDEKSHFDPGVLLRFRHGDHTAQVAICFICNKWALYLNGETVSYTSLADDRAAVLAEVKMMFPNDQIIQGIPEKLQ